In Mercenaria mercenaria strain notata chromosome 15, MADL_Memer_1, whole genome shotgun sequence, a single genomic region encodes these proteins:
- the LOC123563664 gene encoding uncharacterized protein LOC123563664, with protein sequence MTYIGAHFSLGLGLVYPTQDRVQSLKCAVWNLLNGQNTAHHYMVLLGKIASCLDLIPNARLFMRPIQIHMLQNWSPSRMSMSHQIVVTPSLVPHLKWWLQEANILKGRSLQSAVFSVTLTTDASLYGWGGHMNGYTVQGRWTNLQRLQHINCLEMEAIILSVTHNLPHLQNQNVMIRTDNTTVVQWINRQGGTKSVALWNLTWKLWSLALKNKICLKASYIAGKKNVLADRLSRYSVKQTEWSLDQTVVSKIFTLWGHPLIDLFATFENKKTPVFCSWIPHQQSFSGDALSIAWQNIFAYAFPPVHLVPRVLQHMKQYRCKLILIAPFWPRQHWFPQLLQMLIAFPVQLQKTNLLSQSKGQIVHPEPKKLKLTAWLLSTDTCLQKGFLKELENYWQHHGVKAQKETITQSLKYSIQWLVY encoded by the coding sequence ATGACATATATTGGGGCTCATTTCAGTCTTGGTCTGGGACTAGTTTACCCAACACAGGACAGAGTTCAGAGTCTCAAATGTGCAGTATGGAACTTGCTAAATGGTCAGAACACAGcacatcattatatggtcctgtTGGGAAAAATAGCCTCATGCCTGGATTTGATTCCCAATGCCAGACTTTTCATGCGTCCTATCCAAATACACATGTTACAGAACTGGAGCCCATCCAGAATGTCAATGTCACATCAAATTGTTGTTACACCTTCACTTGTCCCACACCTGAAATGGTGGTTGCAGGaagcaaatattttaaagggTCGATCACTTCAGTCGGCAGTTTTTTCAGTGACATTGACAACGGATGCCAGTCTGTACGGATGGGGGGGACACATGAATGGTTATACAGTGCAAGGCCGCTGGACGAATCTCCAACGGCTACAACATATCAATTGCTTGGAGATGGAAGCCATAATTTTGTCAGTGACACACAATCTACCACACCTCCAGAACCAAAATGTAATGATTCGTACAGACAATACGACTGTAGTACAATGGATCAATCGTCAGGGAGGTACGAAATCGGTAGCTTTGTGGAATCTGACTTGGAAATTATGGTCTCTAGCTCTCAAGAACAAAATATGTCTGAAAGCAAGTTACATAGCAGGCAAGAAAAATGTACTGGCGGATCGGCTGAGCAGATACAGTGTCAAACAGACCGAGTGGTCTCTAGATCAGACAGTAGTGAGCAAAATTTTCACTCTCTGGGGTCATCCTTTGATAGATCTATTTGCAACGTTCGAAAACAAGAAAACACCAGTCTTTTGCTCATGGATACCCCATCAACAGAGTTTTTCTGGGGATGCCCTGTCAATTGCATGGCAGAACATATTTGCCTATGCCTTTCCGCCAGTGCATCTTGTTCCTCGAGTACTGCAGCACATGAAACAGTATCGGTGCAAGCTTATTCTGATCGCTCCCTTTTGGCCAAGACAGCATTGGTTTCCACAGTTACTACAGATGCTAATAGCATTTCCAGTACAATTACAGAAAACAAACCTGTTGTCTCAGTCAAAGGGTCAAATTGTTCACCCAGAACCTAAGAAACTAAAACTGACGGCATGGCTGCTGTCGACAGACACTTGTCTTCAGAAGGGTTTTCTGAAGGAACTAGAAAATTATTGGCAGCATCATGGCGTAAAGGCACAAAAAGAGACTATAACTCAAAGTTTAAAATATTCTATTCAGTGGCTGGTGTACTGA